The nucleotide sequence ggatatagtattcttggctgcatatttttctcgtttagtgctctgaagatattttgccagtcctttctggcctgccaggtctctgtggataggtctgttgccaatctaatatttttaccattgtaggttacatatctcttctcccgagctgctttcaggattttctctttgtctctgagactcgtaagttttactattagatgtcggggtgttgacctatttttattgattttgagaggggttctctgtgcctcctggattttgatgcctgtttccttcctcacattagggaagttctctgctattatttgctccaatataccttctgcccctctctctctttcttcttcttctggaatcccaattattctaatgttgtttcgtcttatcgaatcacttatctctcgaattctgccctcgtgatcctgtagttgtttctccctctttttctcagcctctttactttccatcatttggtcttctatatcactgattctctcttctgcctcatttatcctagcagttagtgcccccatttttgattgcacctcatcagtagcctttttgatttcgacttggttagattttagttcttttatttctccagaaagggtttctctaataacttccacgcttttttcaagcccagctagtatctttaaagtcatgattctgaactctaggtccgacattgtactaatgtccgtattgagtaggtccctggctgacggtactacctcttgttctttttgctgaggtgatttttttcgtcttgtcattttgtccagaggagaatagatgaatgagagaacaaaatgctaacaggtttacaacgtccccagcaaatatactgtatacaaatcagaaaagacctgaaaccaggggaaaagaaagggaaagaaagaaaaaagaaagagaaaaaaaaaagaaaaaaaagataaaaacaaaaacagaacaatacaaaaaaagcagaatgtgatcaaatatgatcaggctagcgcatagatcagtgccacacactagattttgggcgtattttggtctgttagaaaaaagtgcctcctaaaattttaaaggaagaaagacatatatgtacaaaataagggttgatacaatgaagggatagaagatgactgtaaagatgaaaattataaaagattttataaaaggacttgataagataagaagttgtttgaaaaaagaaagaagatttaaaaaaaaaagaaaaaagggagagaatgtgatcaggcaggagactagaacagaaccatacactagtgatttagggtatatttttatctgttagaagaaactgtatctcaaaattttaaagagagaacaacttatatatatatgccaaaaataagggtaactactatgaagggataaaatatgactctaaaaatgaaaaataaaaaatgtttgtttttttttttaaaagagattgataagatgttggttgaaaaagggaaaaagaaaaagaagaaaaaaaacagttaacaaaaattaactttgatgaactaatgaatcatggtaaaaaaaagccatgaattctatgtgcagtattcccctagcgctggagttctcccgttctccttgatcggtaaacttggtcttggcttgctggctgttcatgctgatcttctgggggaggggcctgttgctgtggtttccaaatgtctttgccggaggctgaattgccccgcccttgttggtccgggctaagcaagctactcgggtttgatctcaggagcttttgttccctgcaagctctccgtacagccttggaggaccagggcaaaaatggtggcctcccaatctccacccggaggagctgagaactcggggccccgctcctcagtgcgcccccagagaaaagcagtcactcccttgtccctggtctccggccgcactccgtgctcacccggcctgtgaccaagcatttgtatctctggcacccgaccccgtgtggagtctccaaacccagcagatccctgcggtgcgctcccgcgccgctcctccctgggaaggaaggggagtctccccggatctgccgcctgttgggtccctgctgcaggagcagtggcccgactgggccgcggatcacagtttatggcaaccccaagctgagagcccgcgcctcagctccgtctctgcagctggcttccccgctctgatacctgggagctctgccacactcaggctcccccggtctttctgtgaccccaagggtcctgagaccccactgtcccgcgagggttccacccccgcttagccactggagcgacgtccctccgcggagccgacttctaaaaggtccgattttgtgctctgcggctctagcacttgccagaagcggccgacggaggcccctcccccgccgtctatcctcccgaatatcgcctcggattcacttctccgcacgtcctaccttccagtaagtggtcgcttctctgttcagagttgttgctactctcctctttgatctcctgttgagttcgtaggtgttcagaatggtttgatccctattcagctgaattcctgagaccagacgaaatctaggtctcctactcctccgccatcttgctccgccctcaaagttgtgtggatttttgactgcgtGAGAGTCAGAGCCCCACCTCCTTGTGTTGTTCAGTAGTCAACTGTAGAGTCCAGTTGAAAACATGTTGTGTTGGAGGCATGTGTTCCTTATGTGCGCATGCTCCTTGTTTTTTGGAGGATCCACCTCACATGTCTGATCCACTCTCCCCAACTCTTAGTTCTCGTAGTTTGGGTGGGGGTCCACCCCCAGCTCTAAGGGTCAAGTACACAGTCCAAGCCTACGTTGATCAGTGCACTGCATACCTTCAGACTCATTGATTGGCCTGGGTGGGCACATGAAACAGGCCAGGGGTGGGAACAGCCCAGGAATTTAGAGAAAGACACCATCTCCTACAGCTGTGCTGAAGCTCAAGCTGTCCCTTGGCTGTTCAGTTACACAAGCCATTAAATTTTTGCTTTGCTTACAACAATTGAAATGGAATTTCCCATGACCGACAACAAGCTGTGGGACAGCCAGGTAGAGATGTTGGGTTCAAAAGAGGACTTGAGAATTCTCAAGATATATTTGGGCTGGGGATATAGAAATGTTAAGTCATGAGCATACAGATCAAAGCCATGAGTCTGAAGAAGGTTGCCCAGGGAAAATGCACTGTGTAGAGACCCATTAGTGTGAGTGCCATGAAAGGGGAAGCACGGAGCCTGATAGTTTGTGGGAGGGACGCTTCATCCCCACTTGGAGTTTTGTGAGGCTTCCTGGAGAAAACCATGTAGGCTGAGAAGGGAAGGGTAGGTGGAAACGGACCTGAGAATGGGTGTGGTGAGGGTGGGACAGAGTTCTGGGCAGGGAGCTCGGGCCAGGAGGTGAGAGAACCCCTCGTGTTGAGGGAACTAAAGGTCATGATGGCTGGAACATAGAAAGTGCACGCATGAAGGCAGAGCCCGGGAGGCCCAGTGCACAGTGAGCAAAGTGGCGCTGCTGTGCCTGGCCTTCCATGCCCAAGAGCACTGGGGAGTCCACTGAAAGGCGCGAAGCTGGAGAGCAACCAGATCAGAGGCTTCAGGAGGGAGGAAGGTCTGGAGAAGGGCAGGGCGAGAGGAGCAGGGCCACTGAGGAAGCTGCTGCAGTATCCAGAGGTAGTGGTGCCCGGGTCGGGGGAGGCCTGGGGTAGGTTCGAGGGATATTCTGGTGAAGAATGAGATTAACTTGAGGGTTTGGGTGGATGTGACGAGTGACTTCCATGTTTCTGGGCAGGGTGGCTAGGTGGACTGAGGTGCCATTTCCTGAGATGGGGGCAGTGGAGGAGGGGCCAGCTGGGGACTTGGGAGGATGGTGAATTCAGTTTGGGGTACGCTGACCCAGAGAATGTGAGTTTCTTCAGGACAAGAATCTCTTCTGCCTTATTCATACCCTGTCAGATACACGTTTACACTTTGTTCAATACTTGAGTATGTGAAAGATACTGGTATTTTACGTGGAGAAGGAGGCAGTGTCGGAGTTCAGGAGCTAGAAGTGGGTTGAGGAGAGAGGTATGTGTGGACTGGCCTCTATGGGTAAATGAAGATGGGTGGACAAGATCTGCAAGCAGAGTGTGAGGCATGGGAGGCAGGCTTCGCACATGGCCTGGAGTTGAAGGACCATGATTGCCTGATGGGGTTCCTAACCATGATCTTGTCCATGTCAGCTCTGCTCCTCTTCCCCGACCTCTTAGACTCTCCTTTGCTAAGTCTTCTTCCTCTTGCTACCCCCCGCTTTCCAACTGCGGGCACGCCCCCAAGCCCCCCCGTTTCTCAAGCCAGATCTCTCCAGACTTCAAATGCAGATGCCCACTGGGCATTGCCAACTGGACCTACTAATGGCACTTTAAATACAACAGCCCTTATGAGTTTATCACTTCCTCCCCAAACTCACCTTTCTAATAGGAGGCACTTCAGAGAGTTGTTGATTTGAATCTTGGTGTAAAAGCTTGGCACAGATTGGGTCTTACTTCTTTCCAAGTTTGAGGGAGCCAAGCAAGTGAAGATTTCCCAGTTAGTTCCCTGAGCCTGATGTCTTAAAGCCAGGGCCAGTGATTTCTTGGTAGAATAGGAAATGGGCCAGTAACCTTAGGGTGCctgatgtttttccatctcttccctgGCTCAGTGTTCTTTGGGATAGTaacactttttaattatttttattatttatttgtatacgGGTGCACCTGCCAAGGGAATAATATGCAGACTTTAACTGACTACAGATTCTATCCCCTGTGCTGCTAATGAATTAAGGAACTTATCCAAAAAGTAGTTACAGTTCTACTTGAAAACTTAGGGTCTTGCCAGCCTGAGGCACTGGTCTTCATTCTGGAATGTCAGAGCCAAACAAAAAATGGTCCTAGTAATGGTTTAATTCATTCTATTAATTTATGAAGGAAGAAACTGCTATCTAGAGAGCTTTTTACTAAGAAGTTAAAACTCCTGCAGATGGATAAGGAATCAGAGGGCCTCTAGAAACAATCACTTTCACCTGTGCTGCTTAGGGATATGTGCCCCAGAACATGCTTCTCTTTGTGTACTGTATTTAACCCTAGGTCAGCCTTCCAGTCCCTGTGTCTAGGCTCTTTCCCTGCTGCTTTATCAGAGGGCTTAGAAAATTAAGACTAATGTCTGCGCAAGCCAGACATAAAGAAGGAAACCCACAGCCAAACACCAAGACCTTGACCACACTAGCCTCCTTTCCATTCCTCCAGCATCCTGCTCCTTAACACCTCTGGACCTTTGcccttgctgttccttctcctgAAACTCCCTCCTCCATTTTTGCTGAGGTTTGCTCCATCTGATCCTTCAGATGTCAGCGCACATGAGATCTCGGAAGAATGCCCTCCTCCAGCCCCGGTTAACCTGTAACACACAACCTTGTAATCTTTCCTCCACAGGATTTATCACATTCTAGTCATCTTGTTTGTTGCTTACTCATTCATTGTCTCCCCCACTAGAAAGTCAGCTCAGTGAATGCGGGACCTTGTCTGTCCTGCTGACTGTTAACTTCAGAGCCTGTGACAATGCCCGTACTAGGACACTGAGTGAGTTATGACAAGTGACATCTCTCCATCAGTCTGAGTAATCTGGAATGACTCTTTTGGTATTGTGAGTCATAATTGCATCTACACGCAGTGTGTATTTTCACTATTTACTGTGCAGCTCTGGGAACTGCTTCCATCACGTTAATTCCATTCCTCCCATGCTGCTTCCTCCCTGGCACAAATGTACTGACTCTCTAGTGTGTGCTTTAAAAAACGCTATTGCTTTATTAACTACCAGCAGGACTGGCCTGCACAGGGGGTGGTGGATGCTCTGTGCTCGGGGTCCGTGGAGGATGTGAGGAGAACGTGATGGTTGGGAGGCTGTATTGAAGGAAAGAGGTGGTCTGGAGGCCAAGGCCCAAGAGCCCCTCTGATTTACTTCCGGAAATGGGCAGACCTTGTAAAGGAGTCATGGCAAGCTATGGCCATGCCACCAATAAGATTAAGAAATTCTTGGAAATCTAGCTGCCCGTCAGCGTTGAGGTCCAGTTTCTTCATCATGCGATCAAGGACACCAGGGTCCTTCTGGTTCTGCAAAGATAACAATAACCATCATGATACCACtactattaataatatattaatttatatcacACTTTCTAAGATGCTTTCCATTACGTTGCCACATCTTAGTCTCACAAGAATGTGTGGTACAGGGTAGGGGTTAGTAACATTCCCACTTCCCAGACACAGAGACGGACTCAAacaggtgaagtgacttgctgAAGGGGAAGACCTGCGACCAGAACCCACGTTTTCTGGCTCCCAGCCCAGGGTTCCTCTGTGACGGCCAGGGGTTGTGCAATTTCACAAAAGCAGCGGAACCCCTTTTTCAAGTGTTGCATGCAACCGCAGTGTACAGACTGTAGGGAAGTGGAGTGATTCGAGGTGGAAAGAGGATGCAGGCCCGATCCGCCTCCCCCTCCTCCGCTCAGCCTAGTGGCCAACACATCATGCACTTGCAGCCACTAGCTGCATATGGCTGTTTCAATTAGGGATTTAGAAAGTCAGTCCGTAAGTGGCACCTGCACCTAGTGGCTCCCACATTGGATTGTGCAGATATGCAGAACattatttccatcatcacagaaagttccatGAGACAGGGCTTCCCTAGAGGCTTTGGGATGGAGGAATAAAATTTGAAACTATCCTATTACACCATTTACCATTTCGTATGCCTTTTccctaaatgaaagaaaaaaattaccattcCCTGTGTCATGTAGTTTGATAACTttgatctttaaaatatatcttatgcaaagaaaagaagaaaaggtccTTTCACGGTCACGCAGAGCTCACTCAGAGGCCTAGGGGCTCAGCCTTGTCTATGCAAGCCCCCGGCTTAGAGTGAATGAAAAGGAGGCAGAGTGTGGGCCTTCACTTCTAGCCATTCTGCCAGTGTCTTATTTCGAGCTCTGGTTAGTttgggggccgggggctgggagCAATACCTTTGTGAAGGCAGCCAGTTCTGTATTCATGAAGGTCAGGAACTCTGTCTTGGAGAGCATGCAGTTGTTACCCTCCTTTCCAGCAAACTTCTGGAAAACAGCAATCAGAGACTCGATGCACCGCTCGGTCTCAGTAGGGCTGGACATTTTTgcctttagagaaaaaaagtcagGGCTCAGACAAGGGCTAGATGCTAGAGAACACTCTATAGAGAATCTCATACCTTCATTTTGGGACAAAGCAGTTTCCTAAAAGGCTAGGTCATTTTttagggggaggaggggcccagAACGAACACAGAGAGTCACATTCCGTGAGCATGCCTCCTCTATTGGTTCCCATGCTTATTCCAGGTGAAGCATAGTGAGGGTACGCATGGAGCATGTGGGTGTGTCTGAAAGCAGTAGACTGCCTTGATGACAGTGAGCGCGGCAGGTTTTACTGATGTTTCTAGAATCTGTGGGTAAACAGATGTATAACTATATAGCCACAGATCTGTAAGCACGCCAAGCACCGTctagagattaaataatttcctATTTTCTAAGAGAATATAGGGGCTGCCGGGATGAATGAAATGGCAGCTTTTTAAGGCAATACTGGGGGtgtctcggtggctcagtcagttaggtgaccgactcttgatttcggttcaggtcatgatctcaggggtcgtgagatcaagccccaagcagggcatggagcctgcttaagagtctgtCTGCCCCAtcccaataaataagtaaaaataaagcaatactgAATT is from Zalophus californianus isolate mZalCal1 chromosome 4, mZalCal1.pri.v2, whole genome shotgun sequence and encodes:
- the S100A11 gene encoding protein S100-A11 — its product is MAKMSSPTETERCIESLIAVFQKFAGKEGNNCMLSKTEFLTFMNTELAAFTKNQKDPGVLDRMMKKLDLNADGQLDFQEFLNLIGGMAIACHDSFTRSAHFRK